In Actinoplanes sp. NBC_00393, a single genomic region encodes these proteins:
- a CDS encoding spherulation-specific family 4 protein yields the protein MKTLFPPYAYPSPELELDAETWIIREQPGDRRSLHQSLGRIDLDWGSRSLADVLADVDAWRADGVEGLFLDRAPAGSGGVGPVALTVRLAARRGLHRVVLNPGVPTHPLYRDLGVRICTFEGPWEAYQSWDGDGCRPGDGHIVHGVPTTLLTAARRLMGRRGAGFGLATDASPHLTSAGAHRAD from the coding sequence GTGAAGACCCTGTTCCCCCCGTACGCCTACCCGTCGCCCGAGCTGGAACTCGACGCCGAAACCTGGATCATCCGCGAACAGCCGGGAGACCGCCGCAGCCTGCACCAGTCGCTCGGCCGCATCGATTTGGACTGGGGCAGCCGATCACTCGCCGACGTGCTCGCCGACGTGGACGCCTGGCGGGCTGACGGCGTGGAAGGGCTGTTCCTGGACCGCGCCCCGGCCGGATCCGGCGGGGTCGGGCCGGTGGCGCTCACGGTCCGGCTCGCTGCCCGCCGAGGGCTGCACCGGGTGGTGCTCAACCCGGGCGTGCCGACGCATCCGCTCTACCGGGATCTCGGGGTGCGGATCTGCACGTTCGAAGGGCCGTGGGAGGCGTACCAGAGCTGGGACGGTGACGGCTGCCGGCCCGGGGACGGGCACATCGTGCATGGCGTGCCCACCACGCTGCTCACGGCCGCCCGGCGCTTGATGGGGCGGCGAGGGGCGGGGTTCGGGCTGGCTACGGACGCCAGCCCGCATCTGACCTCGGCTGGGGCTCATCGGGCGGATTAG
- the mutM gene encoding bifunctional DNA-formamidopyrimidine glycosylase/DNA-(apurinic or apyrimidinic site) lyase gives MPELPEVETVRQGLAKWVAGRTIATVEVHHPRAIRRHLPGDAHFIAMLTGRTVLDISRRGKYLWLPLDSGDALIGHLGMSGQLLMQPAEAADEKHLRVRFTFTDGGPQLRFVDQRTFGGLSVSEGGAELPDEISHIARDPMDPFFDDEAFVARLRGRHTEIKRALLDQTLISGVGNIYADEALWRAKLHGARPTDQLTRPAVKRLLAHVRDVLGEAITAGGTSFDELYVDVNGDSGYFDRSLNAYGRENEPCSRCGAPIRREQFMNRSSFSCPRCQSRPRTKI, from the coding sequence TTGCCCGAGCTTCCCGAGGTCGAGACCGTCCGCCAGGGCCTGGCCAAGTGGGTGGCCGGCCGCACCATCGCCACCGTCGAGGTGCACCACCCCCGGGCCATCCGCCGCCACCTGCCCGGCGACGCGCACTTCATCGCGATGCTGACCGGCCGCACCGTTCTCGACATCTCCCGCCGCGGCAAATACCTGTGGCTGCCCCTCGACTCCGGCGACGCGCTCATCGGCCATCTCGGCATGAGCGGCCAGCTGCTGATGCAGCCCGCCGAGGCCGCCGACGAGAAACACCTGCGCGTCCGCTTCACCTTCACCGACGGCGGCCCGCAGCTGCGCTTCGTCGACCAGCGCACGTTCGGCGGCCTCTCGGTCTCCGAAGGCGGCGCCGAACTCCCCGACGAGATCTCCCACATCGCCCGCGACCCGATGGACCCGTTCTTCGACGACGAGGCCTTCGTGGCCCGCCTGCGCGGCCGGCACACCGAGATCAAGCGCGCCCTGCTGGACCAGACCCTGATCTCCGGCGTAGGCAACATCTACGCCGACGAGGCCCTGTGGCGAGCCAAACTCCACGGCGCCCGCCCCACCGACCAGCTGACCCGCCCCGCGGTCAAGCGCCTGCTGGCCCACGTCCGCGACGTACTCGGCGAAGCCATCACCGCCGGCGGCACCAGCTTCGACGAGCTCTACGTCGACGTGAACGGCGACAGCGGCTACTTCGACCGTTCCCTCAACGCCTACGGCCGCGAGAACGAGCCGTGCTCCCGCTGCGGCGCGCCCATCCGCCGCGAACAGTTCATGAACCGCTCCTCGTTCAGCTGCCCACGCTGCCAGTCGCGCCCCAGAACCAAAATCTGA
- the rnc gene encoding ribonuclease III: MIDKRRRPSTLPLEEAFGIPFKPELLERALTHRSYAYENGGLPTNERLEFLGDSVLGVVITSALFHNHPDLPEGQLAKLRASVVNMHALADVARGLGPEGLGPHLLLGKGEETTGGRDKASILADTLEALLGAIYLEHGLEVAGEVIHRLFDPLMAESAGRGAALDWKTSLQELTAALGLGVPDYEIEDSGPDHAKTFTAWVVVAGERYGGSEGRSKKQAEQRAAAAAWRTLTERAEAETEAESPAPDVS; the protein is encoded by the coding sequence ATGATTGACAAGCGCCGTCGTCCGTCCACACTGCCGCTGGAGGAGGCGTTCGGGATCCCGTTCAAGCCGGAGTTGCTGGAACGCGCGCTGACCCACCGGTCGTACGCCTACGAGAACGGTGGCCTGCCCACCAACGAGCGCCTGGAGTTCCTCGGCGACTCGGTGCTCGGCGTGGTGATCACCTCGGCGCTCTTCCACAACCACCCGGACCTCCCCGAGGGCCAGCTCGCGAAGCTGCGGGCCAGCGTGGTCAACATGCACGCGCTCGCCGACGTGGCCCGCGGCCTGGGCCCGGAGGGGCTCGGCCCGCACCTGCTGCTCGGCAAGGGCGAGGAGACCACCGGCGGCCGGGACAAGGCGAGCATCCTGGCCGACACCCTGGAGGCCCTGCTCGGCGCGATCTACCTCGAGCACGGCCTGGAGGTCGCCGGCGAGGTGATCCACCGGCTGTTCGACCCGCTGATGGCCGAGTCGGCCGGGCGGGGCGCCGCGCTGGACTGGAAGACCAGCCTGCAGGAGCTGACCGCGGCGCTCGGCCTGGGCGTGCCGGACTACGAGATCGAGGACTCCGGTCCGGACCACGCGAAGACGTTCACCGCCTGGGTGGTGGTCGCCGGCGAGCGGTACGGCGGATCCGAGGGGCGCAGCAAGAAGCAGGCCGAGCAGCGGGCGGCCGCGGCGGCGTGGCGAACCCTGACCGAGCGGGCCGAGGCGGAGACCGAGGCTGAAAGTCCGGCGCCGGACGTGTCATGA
- a CDS encoding phosphate acyltransferase PlsX, whose product MTGRVVPEQWRSSGATVPRGEPGTARIAVDLLGGDHAPDVVVDGALRACQADPSLHLTLVGPADAADAVLAALGPADRRRITTSLATAETVRSGVRAVADGSVDAVVSAGDTAITVLAAARELGRWTGVRRPPLAAVLPTAAGRLVLLDVGSTVDPDADTLTVHARLGAAYASVVHGIAEPRVGLLTIGVEPGKGDRLRRALPPLLAALPLPGGARYAGLVEGNDVVAGTAADVVVTDGFTGNVLLKGLETAYATAGPPAPDSEMPPRAALLLGVGGTVVVCHGAATGPDLAAGIGFAAELHRRASVAAIANLLRYSEVSHD is encoded by the coding sequence ATCACCGGGCGGGTCGTACCTGAGCAGTGGCGTTCCAGCGGTGCCACGGTTCCCCGAGGGGAACCGGGCACCGCGCGGATCGCCGTCGACCTCCTCGGCGGGGACCATGCTCCCGACGTCGTGGTTGACGGCGCTCTGCGTGCCTGTCAGGCCGATCCGTCCCTCCACCTGACTCTCGTCGGCCCGGCTGATGCCGCCGACGCGGTCCTCGCTGCCCTGGGGCCGGCGGACCGGCGCCGGATCACCACCTCGCTCGCGACGGCCGAAACGGTCCGCTCCGGCGTCCGCGCGGTCGCCGACGGCAGCGTCGACGCGGTCGTCTCGGCCGGCGACACCGCGATCACTGTTCTGGCCGCGGCCCGGGAACTGGGCCGCTGGACGGGCGTACGCCGACCCCCGCTCGCCGCCGTCCTGCCCACCGCCGCCGGCCGTCTGGTCCTGCTCGACGTCGGGTCGACGGTCGACCCCGACGCGGACACCCTCACCGTTCACGCCCGCCTCGGCGCCGCGTACGCCTCGGTCGTACACGGCATCGCCGAGCCCCGCGTGGGCCTGCTGACCATCGGCGTGGAGCCCGGCAAGGGCGACCGCCTGCGCCGTGCGCTGCCACCCCTGCTCGCCGCGCTCCCGTTGCCCGGCGGCGCCCGCTACGCCGGGCTGGTCGAAGGCAACGACGTCGTCGCCGGCACCGCCGCGGATGTCGTGGTCACCGACGGTTTCACCGGGAACGTGCTGCTCAAGGGACTGGAGACGGCCTACGCCACGGCCGGCCCACCCGCTCCCGACTCGGAAATGCCACCCCGGGCCGCGCTGCTGCTCGGGGTCGGTGGCACCGTCGTGGTCTGCCACGGCGCCGCCACCGGACCGGATCTGGCCGCGGGCATCGGGTTCGCGGCTGAACTGCATCGCCGCGCCTCGGTCGCGGCCATCGCCAATCTGCTCAGGTACAGCGAGGTATCGCATGATTGA
- the rpmF gene encoding 50S ribosomal protein L32, whose protein sequence is MAVPKRKMSRSNTRSRRANWKATAVVTAACPQCKSPKLPHAACSVCGTYNGRQVLEV, encoded by the coding sequence GTGGCCGTCCCCAAGCGCAAGATGTCGCGCAGCAACACCCGCTCGCGCCGGGCGAACTGGAAGGCGACTGCGGTAGTCACCGCGGCGTGCCCTCAGTGCAAGTCGCCGAAGCTGCCGCACGCCGCCTGCTCGGTCTGCGGTACCTACAACGGCCGTCAGGTCCTCGAGGTCTGA
- a CDS encoding YceD family protein, producing the protein MPKSPQSHLDPRQPLVVDTTKLPRQPGATRALNRVVPAPADLGLELISVPEGSDLELDLSLTSVSEGVYVSGTVRGSLSGECGRCLNEIGKSFEVRIAELYAYEDSTTEETTDEDEVGRMQGDLIDLEPAVRDAVVLTLPTNPLCRPDCPGLCPDCGVHFDDLPADHSHEDVDPRWAALRNLTQNEE; encoded by the coding sequence ATGCCAAAGTCACCGCAGAGTCACCTGGACCCCAGGCAGCCGCTGGTCGTCGACACGACGAAACTCCCCCGGCAGCCTGGTGCGACGCGTGCCCTGAATCGGGTGGTGCCGGCGCCGGCGGACCTCGGTCTGGAACTGATCTCGGTCCCCGAGGGATCCGACCTCGAGCTCGATCTGAGCCTGACGTCGGTCTCCGAGGGGGTGTATGTCAGCGGCACCGTGCGCGGCTCGCTCAGCGGCGAGTGCGGGCGTTGCCTCAACGAGATCGGCAAGTCCTTCGAGGTCCGAATCGCGGAGCTGTACGCCTACGAGGACAGCACCACCGAGGAGACCACGGACGAGGACGAGGTCGGCCGGATGCAGGGCGACCTGATCGACCTGGAGCCGGCGGTACGGGACGCGGTGGTGCTGACCCTGCCGACCAATCCGCTCTGCCGGCCGGACTGCCCAGGGTTGTGCCCCGACTGCGGGGTGCACTTCGACGACCTGCCGGCTGATCACAGCCACGAGGACGTCGATCCCCGCTGGGCCGCTTTGCGCAATCTGACACAAAACGAGGAGTAG
- the coaD gene encoding pantetheine-phosphate adenylyltransferase, with product MRRAVCPGSFDPVTNGHLDIIGRASRLFDEVIIGVLINQSKVGLFTIEERIEMLGEATAQYENVRVAAFHGLLVDFCRDQGAAVVVKGLRAVSDFDYELQMAQMNIGLSGVETLFMPTNPLYSFLSSSLVKDVVKWGGDASAYLPDPVLERLVGRLKQN from the coding sequence ATGAGACGAGCGGTGTGTCCTGGCTCCTTCGACCCGGTCACCAACGGGCACCTCGACATCATCGGACGGGCCAGCCGGCTCTTCGACGAGGTGATCATCGGAGTTCTGATCAACCAGTCGAAGGTGGGGCTCTTCACCATCGAGGAGCGCATCGAGATGCTGGGCGAGGCCACCGCCCAGTACGAGAACGTGCGCGTAGCGGCCTTCCACGGCCTGCTCGTGGACTTCTGCCGGGACCAGGGCGCGGCCGTCGTGGTCAAGGGCCTGCGCGCGGTCAGCGACTTCGACTACGAGTTGCAGATGGCGCAGATGAACATCGGCCTGTCCGGTGTGGAGACCCTCTTCATGCCGACCAATCCGCTCTACTCGTTCCTCTCGTCGAGCCTGGTCAAAGACGTGGTCAAGTGGGGCGGCGACGCGTCCGCGTACCTGCCCGACCCGGTGCTCGAACGTCTGGTCGGCCGTCTCAAGCAGAACTAG
- the rsmD gene encoding 16S rRNA (guanine(966)-N(2))-methyltransferase RsmD gives MTRIIAGAHGGRRLSAPAGAHTRPTSDRVREAFFSSLETMTDLSGARFADLYAGSGAVGLEALSRGADHALLVESDAKAARIIRDNIVTLRVGPATRLVTGKVLPTLADPPTGGPYDVVFADPPYALGADEIDTVQEELVANGWLAPDAVVIFERSTRSGPLSWVDGLSGERARRYGETTLWYGRRS, from the coding sequence ATGACGAGGATTATCGCGGGTGCGCACGGCGGACGGCGTCTGTCCGCACCGGCCGGTGCGCACACGAGGCCCACATCGGATCGCGTACGCGAGGCGTTCTTCAGCTCACTGGAGACGATGACGGATTTGTCCGGCGCCCGATTCGCAGACCTTTACGCCGGATCCGGAGCGGTCGGCCTGGAGGCGCTGTCCCGGGGTGCGGACCACGCGCTGCTGGTCGAATCGGACGCCAAGGCGGCGCGGATCATCCGGGACAACATCGTGACGCTGCGTGTCGGCCCGGCAACCCGTCTGGTCACCGGAAAAGTGCTGCCCACCCTCGCCGACCCGCCCACCGGCGGACCGTACGACGTGGTCTTCGCCGACCCGCCGTACGCGCTCGGCGCCGACGAGATCGACACCGTGCAGGAGGAGCTCGTGGCCAACGGCTGGCTGGCGCCGGACGCCGTGGTGATTTTCGAGCGGTCCACCCGCTCCGGACCGCTGAGCTGGGTGGACGGTCTCTCGGGGGAACGCGCCCGCCGTTACGGCGAGACCACTCTTTGGTACGGTCGCCGATCATGA
- a CDS encoding LPXTG cell wall anchor domain-containing protein encodes MNLSQSPLRRLAGLAAGAVLGLAGVAVAASPAYATDAVIGKASYCDKATGEWVVDWTVKGNAPDGVEKFRFTEVKSEVGFPVKATTLPEYTVTEDFKYSTNEDIKAQQRVAGDKNFARLSVKVLFDNKHPVEASNTENFDGTCKKESQPSPSPSTSASPAPSQSPSTPAEEIPGDAEPIFELTCDTMTFGLSIPENGITIDLHYKTSKGEERDVSIAPGESKSETFSATEGFSVDVTVSATEDGETYSETLTLDYEQPADCEDGNGGGLPVTGAAAGGVAGGAAALLVAGGALFFVARRRKVKFTA; translated from the coding sequence GTGAACCTGTCCCAATCCCCGCTCCGCCGTCTGGCCGGTCTGGCCGCCGGCGCGGTGCTCGGCCTGGCCGGCGTCGCCGTTGCGGCATCGCCCGCCTACGCCACCGACGCCGTCATCGGCAAGGCCTCCTACTGCGACAAGGCCACCGGCGAATGGGTCGTCGACTGGACCGTCAAGGGCAACGCCCCGGACGGCGTGGAGAAGTTCCGCTTCACCGAGGTCAAGTCCGAGGTCGGCTTCCCGGTCAAGGCCACGACGCTGCCCGAGTACACGGTGACCGAGGACTTCAAGTACTCGACCAACGAGGACATCAAGGCCCAGCAGCGCGTCGCCGGCGACAAGAACTTCGCGCGGCTGAGCGTCAAGGTGCTGTTCGACAACAAGCACCCGGTCGAGGCCTCCAACACCGAGAACTTCGACGGCACCTGCAAGAAGGAGTCGCAGCCGAGCCCGTCGCCGAGCACCTCGGCGTCGCCGGCCCCCAGCCAGTCCCCCAGCACTCCCGCCGAGGAGATCCCGGGTGACGCGGAGCCGATCTTCGAGCTCACCTGCGACACCATGACGTTCGGGCTGAGCATCCCCGAGAACGGCATCACGATCGACCTGCACTACAAGACCAGCAAGGGCGAGGAGCGCGACGTCAGCATCGCGCCGGGCGAGTCGAAGAGCGAGACCTTCAGCGCGACCGAGGGCTTCTCCGTCGACGTCACCGTCTCGGCGACCGAGGACGGCGAGACCTACTCCGAGACGCTGACCCTCGACTACGAGCAGCCGGCCGACTGTGAGGACGGCAACGGCGGCGGCCTGCCGGTCACCGGCGCGGCCGCGGGCGGCGTCGCCGGCGGTGCCGCGGCCCTGCTCGTCGCCGGTGGTGCGCTGTTCTTCGTGGCGCGTCGCCGCAAGGTGAAGTTCACCGCCTGA
- a CDS encoding DUF952 domain-containing protein: protein MHICPRDAWAEATDAGVYEGDTLATEGFIHCSPTDWVHVPATLRFRGRTDLLLLEIDEARLDVPVVWEDGSPPEPDGRQFPHIYGRLPVTAVVAAHEFPPQADGSFAPWDAEGRADR from the coding sequence ATGCATATCTGCCCACGCGATGCGTGGGCCGAGGCGACCGACGCCGGGGTGTACGAGGGGGACACGCTCGCCACCGAGGGGTTCATCCACTGTTCCCCGACGGACTGGGTGCACGTCCCGGCGACGCTGCGGTTCCGCGGGCGGACCGATCTGCTCCTGCTGGAGATCGACGAGGCGCGCCTGGACGTGCCGGTGGTCTGGGAGGACGGCAGCCCGCCGGAGCCGGACGGCCGGCAGTTCCCGCACATCTACGGCCGCCTGCCGGTGACCGCGGTGGTGGCGGCGCACGAGTTCCCACCGCAGGCCGACGGCTCGTTCGCCCCCTGGGATGCGGAAGGGCGCGCCGACCGCTGA
- the recG gene encoding ATP-dependent DNA helicase RecG: MTTTDTPLTKVLGAKTAKALETHLDLHTAGDLIYHFPRRYDERGEHTDLRRLEVDEQVTVLAQVQGINVKPMRARRGNMLEVTIGDGSGATLTCTFFNQAWRERELRKGVWGLFAGKVSDFRGKRQLNNPAYQLLSADATQDDAAAEIEEFAGALIPVYSAAQAVPTWVIAKCVRTLLDTFEPPADPLPAETRAKRNLVGIGTALREIHRPSSEEALYRAKYRLKWDEAFAVQLTLVQRRARAAAAPGTARPRAEAGLLAKFDAGLPYELTEGQREVGEEIAADLARPHPMHRLLQGEVGSGKTLVSVRAMLQVVDAGGQAALLAPTEVLATQHYRGISAQLGALGRAGELDGDPAGTQLTLVTGSLGAAARRAALAKVADGTAGIVVGTHALLYEGVDFRDLGLVVVDEQHRFGVEQRDALRAKAARPPHVLVMTATPIPRTVAMTVYGDLETSVLSQLPRGRSPIASHVVPALEKPAYLDRAWKRIREEVQAGHQAYVVCPRIGDDEESPPKDDEPARRPPLAVTEVLPLLQHEYLKGLRIAMLHGKMPADEKDAVMRTFAAGDLDVLVATTVIEVGVDVPNSTVMLIMDADRFGVSQLHQLRGRVGRGSAAGICLLHTESAEGSAARERLDAVASTTDGFKLSEIDLEQRREGDVLGASQSGKHSHLRLLSLLRDEKLIKEARAEASELIGDDPDLSRHPALAASVAALVDEERAEYLEKG; encoded by the coding sequence ATGACCACGACCGACACCCCGCTGACCAAGGTGCTCGGCGCGAAAACCGCCAAGGCCCTCGAGACCCACCTCGACCTGCACACCGCGGGTGACCTGATCTACCACTTCCCCCGGCGCTACGACGAGCGCGGCGAGCACACCGATCTGCGCCGGCTGGAGGTCGACGAGCAGGTCACCGTGCTGGCCCAGGTGCAGGGCATCAATGTGAAGCCGATGCGGGCCCGCCGCGGCAACATGCTCGAGGTGACCATCGGCGATGGGTCGGGTGCGACGCTGACCTGCACGTTCTTCAATCAGGCGTGGCGCGAGCGGGAGCTGCGCAAGGGCGTGTGGGGGCTGTTCGCCGGCAAGGTCTCCGACTTCCGCGGCAAGCGGCAGCTGAACAATCCGGCCTATCAGCTGCTCAGCGCCGATGCCACGCAGGACGACGCGGCCGCGGAGATCGAGGAGTTCGCCGGCGCGCTGATCCCGGTGTATTCGGCCGCGCAGGCCGTGCCGACCTGGGTGATCGCCAAGTGCGTGCGGACCCTGCTGGACACGTTCGAGCCACCGGCCGACCCGCTGCCTGCCGAGACCCGGGCGAAACGGAACCTGGTCGGCATCGGGACAGCCCTGCGCGAGATCCACCGGCCGAGTTCCGAGGAGGCTCTGTACCGGGCGAAGTACCGGCTGAAATGGGATGAGGCGTTCGCCGTACAGCTGACGCTTGTTCAACGCCGGGCGCGTGCGGCCGCGGCGCCCGGCACCGCGCGGCCGCGTGCCGAGGCCGGGTTGCTGGCGAAATTCGACGCCGGGCTGCCCTATGAGCTGACCGAGGGCCAGCGCGAGGTGGGCGAGGAGATCGCGGCCGATCTGGCCCGGCCGCATCCCATGCACCGGCTGCTGCAGGGCGAGGTGGGTTCCGGAAAGACCCTGGTTTCGGTACGCGCGATGCTCCAGGTCGTCGACGCCGGTGGGCAGGCCGCTCTGCTGGCCCCGACCGAGGTCCTGGCCACTCAGCACTACCGGGGGATCAGTGCGCAGCTGGGCGCGCTGGGCCGGGCCGGCGAGCTGGACGGTGATCCGGCGGGCACGCAGCTCACCCTGGTCACCGGCTCGCTGGGGGCGGCGGCCCGGCGTGCGGCGCTGGCCAAGGTCGCCGACGGGACAGCGGGCATCGTGGTGGGCACGCACGCTCTGCTGTACGAGGGTGTCGACTTCCGCGATCTCGGGCTGGTCGTGGTGGACGAGCAGCACCGGTTCGGTGTGGAGCAGCGGGACGCGTTGCGCGCGAAGGCCGCCCGACCACCGCACGTGCTGGTGATGACGGCGACGCCGATCCCGCGCACGGTTGCGATGACGGTCTACGGCGACCTGGAGACGTCCGTTCTGTCGCAGTTGCCGCGTGGCCGGTCGCCGATCGCCTCGCACGTCGTGCCCGCGCTGGAGAAGCCGGCATACCTGGACCGCGCGTGGAAGCGGATCCGCGAGGAGGTGCAGGCCGGCCACCAGGCGTACGTGGTGTGCCCGCGGATCGGCGATGACGAGGAGTCCCCACCCAAGGACGACGAGCCGGCCCGCCGCCCGCCGCTGGCCGTCACCGAGGTCCTGCCGCTGCTGCAGCACGAGTATCTGAAGGGGCTGCGGATCGCCATGCTGCACGGCAAGATGCCGGCGGACGAGAAGGACGCGGTGATGCGCACGTTCGCGGCCGGCGACCTGGACGTGCTGGTGGCGACCACGGTGATCGAGGTCGGCGTGGACGTGCCGAACTCCACCGTCATGCTGATCATGGATGCCGACCGGTTCGGGGTGTCCCAGCTGCACCAGCTGCGCGGCCGGGTGGGCCGGGGTTCGGCGGCCGGGATCTGCCTGCTGCACACCGAGTCGGCCGAGGGTTCCGCGGCCCGCGAGCGACTGGACGCGGTGGCCTCCACGACGGACGGTTTCAAGCTCTCCGAGATCGACCTGGAGCAGCGCCGGGAGGGCGACGTGCTGGGCGCCTCGCAGTCCGGCAAGCATTCGCATCTGCGGCTGTTGTCGCTGCTCCGCGACGAGAAGCTGATCAAGGAAGCCCGGGCCGAGGCGTCCGAGCTGATCGGCGACGACCCCGACCTCTCCCGTCATCCCGCTCTGGCCGCCTCGGTGGCCGCGCTGGTCGACGAGGAACGCGCCGAGTATTTGGAGAAGGGTTGA
- a CDS encoding DAK2 domain-containing protein has product MLETLDAAAVRRWCGGGLDALRAHQREIDELNVYPVPDGDTGTNLVLTLTAAHEALVQEPLEHDALGQGPETPPATTTAVGRLMRRMARGALLGARGNSGVIVSQILRGMADTFASAVAVRGSELARALRTATDAAYAAVARPVEGTVLSVVAAAAEGAGRIRSDNLLAVARAAARAAAEALDRTPQQLPVLARAGVVDAGGRGLCLLLDALVEAVAETDAPAGQNGSGGSRAEQNGSGGGLKSTGTRPSALWPAGDAHAHAHAHEGEQDENGCSGMGFEVQYLLDATPETVSELRRTLDALGDSLVIVGTGDGDPPTWNVHVHVTEIGPAIEAGIAAGRPYQIRVTQLEERRAGAGVRAAVVVAAGEGLTALFEAEGAIVVDRNPSTAELLAAVHATGADCVVLLPNDANTHAVASSAAREAAAAGVQVSVVPTRSPVQALAALAVRDPQRPFADDVIAMAEAAGACRYGEVCTARRDALTVAGPCREGDLLGLVDGEVHVIGDDLTDVSHRLLDRMLGGGGELVTLVLGADAPPDLETVLRGHVHRTWPFIELECYAGGQPRYHLLAGVE; this is encoded by the coding sequence GTGCTGGAGACCCTGGACGCCGCTGCGGTCCGCCGCTGGTGCGGTGGTGGGCTCGACGCGCTGCGTGCGCACCAGCGCGAGATCGACGAGCTGAATGTCTATCCGGTGCCCGACGGGGACACCGGCACCAACCTCGTCCTCACCCTGACCGCCGCCCACGAGGCGCTCGTGCAGGAGCCGCTGGAGCACGATGCGCTGGGGCAGGGGCCCGAGACGCCGCCCGCGACGACCACGGCGGTCGGCCGGCTGATGCGGCGGATGGCGCGCGGTGCGCTGCTGGGCGCGCGGGGCAATTCCGGGGTGATCGTGTCGCAGATTCTGCGCGGCATGGCCGACACCTTCGCGAGCGCCGTCGCGGTCCGTGGCAGCGAGTTGGCCCGCGCGTTGCGCACGGCGACGGACGCGGCCTATGCGGCGGTCGCCCGCCCGGTCGAGGGCACCGTGCTCTCCGTGGTCGCGGCCGCAGCCGAGGGCGCCGGCCGGATCAGGTCCGACAACCTGCTGGCAGTGGCGCGCGCGGCCGCCAGGGCCGCCGCAGAGGCCCTGGACCGGACGCCGCAGCAGCTCCCCGTCCTCGCCCGCGCCGGCGTGGTCGACGCCGGCGGCCGCGGCCTCTGCCTCCTGCTGGACGCCCTGGTCGAGGCCGTCGCCGAGACCGACGCCCCAGCCGGGCAGAACGGATCGGGCGGCAGCCGAGCTGAGCAGAACGGATCGGGCGGCGGCCTGAAGAGCACCGGAACACGGCCTTCGGCGCTGTGGCCCGCCGGGGACGCCCATGCCCACGCCCATGCCCACGAAGGCGAGCAAGATGAGAACGGCTGCTCCGGCATGGGCTTCGAGGTGCAGTACCTGCTCGACGCCACCCCAGAAACCGTCAGCGAGCTACGCCGCACCCTCGACGCCCTGGGGGATTCGCTGGTCATCGTGGGCACCGGCGACGGCGACCCCCCGACCTGGAACGTCCACGTCCACGTGACCGAGATCGGTCCCGCCATCGAGGCCGGGATTGCCGCCGGTCGGCCGTACCAGATCCGGGTCACCCAGCTGGAGGAGCGCCGAGCCGGCGCCGGCGTGCGGGCCGCCGTGGTGGTTGCCGCCGGCGAAGGGCTGACCGCGCTCTTCGAGGCCGAGGGCGCCATCGTCGTCGACCGCAATCCCTCCACCGCCGAGCTGCTCGCCGCCGTCCACGCCACCGGCGCCGACTGTGTGGTGCTGCTGCCCAACGACGCCAACACGCACGCCGTGGCCAGTTCTGCAGCGCGCGAGGCAGCCGCCGCCGGCGTGCAGGTGAGTGTCGTCCCCACCCGCTCCCCGGTGCAGGCCCTGGCCGCCCTGGCCGTGCGGGATCCGCAGCGCCCGTTCGCCGACGACGTGATCGCGATGGCCGAGGCTGCCGGCGCCTGCCGGTACGGGGAGGTTTGCACCGCCCGGCGCGACGCCCTGACGGTGGCCGGCCCGTGCCGCGAGGGCGATCTTCTCGGCCTGGTCGACGGCGAGGTGCACGTCATCGGCGACGACCTGACCGACGTGAGCCACCGCCTGCTGGACCGGATGCTCGGCGGCGGTGGCGAGCTGGTCACCCTGGTGCTCGGCGCGGACGCCCCACCCGATCTGGAGACCGTTCTGCGCGGCCACGTGCACCGGACCTGGCCGTTCATCGAGTTGGAGTGCTACGCCGGCGGCCAGCCGCGGTACCACCTCCTGGCAGGAGTCGAATGA
- the rpmB gene encoding 50S ribosomal protein L28, whose product MASVCDVCGKGPGFGHNVSHSHRRTNRRWNPNIQSVRTPAGGGTTKKLKVCTSCIKAGKVVRA is encoded by the coding sequence GTGGCTAGCGTGTGCGACGTCTGTGGCAAGGGACCGGGCTTCGGCCACAACGTGTCCCACTCGCACCGGCGGACCAACCGCCGCTGGAACCCGAACATCCAGTCGGTGCGCACCCCGGCCGGTGGCGGGACCACCAAGAAGCTCAAGGTCTGCACCTCGTGCATCAAGGCCGGCAAGGTCGTCCGCGCCTGA